Proteins encoded in a region of the Streptomyces sp. NBC_01298 genome:
- a CDS encoding discoidin domain-containing protein, whose translation MRLNTPSTPHVSASPRTVGVVLAAVLLLVGGLLLAYPERAGAAADPLISRGKTATASSTESSGFGPQNAFDGSSTTRWASAEGKDPQWIRVDLGANSNVTRVALRWEAAYAKTYRVEISADGATWARLANETAGNGGTDDWTGLSGKGRYLRVYGTARGTAYGYSLYEVEVYGTTDGGTPPPGGAFTVVAAGDIAAQCTASDSSCAHPKTAAQAQKINPKFYLTMGDNQYDDARISDYRAYYDTSWGAFKDKTRPVPGNHETYDPAGSLAGYKAYFGAIAYPQGKSYYSFDEGNWHFIALDSNSFDQKAQIDWLKADLAANSKGCVAAYWHHPLYSSGGHGNDPVSKPVWNILYGAKADLVLNGHDHHYERFAPQDPSGKATADGITEIVGGMGGAEPYDIENVQPNSQKRISGTYGVLKLDFTDAGYSWSYVATDGTTKDTSPKYTCH comes from the coding sequence ATGCGCCTGAACACCCCCAGCACACCCCATGTCTCCGCATCACCCCGCACGGTCGGCGTGGTCCTCGCCGCCGTACTCCTGCTCGTAGGCGGCCTGTTGCTCGCCTACCCCGAGCGGGCCGGCGCCGCCGCCGACCCGCTCATCTCGCGCGGCAAGACCGCCACCGCCTCCTCCACCGAGAGTTCGGGCTTCGGCCCACAGAACGCCTTCGACGGCAGCTCCACCACCCGGTGGGCAAGCGCCGAGGGCAAGGACCCGCAGTGGATCCGCGTCGACCTCGGCGCGAACTCCAACGTCACACGGGTGGCGCTGCGTTGGGAGGCCGCGTACGCCAAGACGTACCGGGTGGAGATCTCCGCCGACGGCGCCACCTGGGCCCGGCTCGCCAACGAGACGGCCGGGAACGGCGGCACCGACGACTGGACCGGCCTGTCCGGCAAGGGCCGTTACCTGCGCGTGTACGGAACCGCCCGCGGCACCGCCTACGGGTACTCCCTGTACGAGGTGGAGGTGTACGGCACCACCGACGGAGGGACTCCTCCTCCGGGCGGCGCCTTCACGGTGGTCGCCGCCGGTGACATCGCCGCCCAGTGCACCGCCTCGGACAGCTCCTGCGCCCACCCCAAGACGGCGGCGCAGGCCCAGAAGATCAACCCGAAGTTCTATCTGACGATGGGTGACAACCAGTACGACGACGCCCGGATATCCGACTACCGGGCCTACTACGACACCTCGTGGGGCGCGTTCAAGGACAAGACCCGCCCGGTGCCGGGCAACCACGAGACCTACGACCCGGCCGGATCCCTCGCCGGCTACAAGGCGTACTTCGGAGCCATCGCCTACCCCCAGGGCAAGAGCTACTACAGCTTCGACGAGGGCAACTGGCACTTCATCGCCCTCGACTCCAACTCCTTCGACCAGAAGGCCCAGATCGACTGGCTCAAGGCCGACCTCGCCGCGAACTCCAAGGGCTGCGTCGCCGCCTACTGGCACCACCCGCTGTACTCCTCGGGCGGCCACGGCAACGACCCGGTGAGCAAGCCGGTCTGGAACATCCTCTACGGAGCCAAGGCCGACCTCGTGCTGAACGGGCACGACCACCACTACGAGCGGTTCGCCCCGCAGGACCCGAGCGGGAAGGCCACCGCGGACGGGATCACCGAGATCGTCGGCGGCATGGGCGGCGCCGAGCCCTACGACATCGAGAACGTCCAGCCCAACAGCCAGAAGCGGATCAGCGGTACCTACGGGGTCCTGAAGCTGGACTTCACCGACGCCGGCTACAGCTGGAGCTACGTCGCCACCGACGGGACGACGAAGGACACCAGCCCGAAGTACACCTGCCACTGA
- a CDS encoding MFS transporter, with product MYLATTGRRAPSAPPPTTGAGRRVPAAVLALGTVSLVTDVSSEMVSAVLPLYLVLGLGLSPLQFGFLDGLMGAAGAVVRLLGGHFADRGHRYKQVAGIGYAVSACSRLGLLLAGGATGGIAAALAADRVGKGIRTAPRDALITLSSPPEELGRSFGVHRAMDTTGALLGPLAAFALLWATAGAYDAVFVASFCAGLLGVLILVLYVPGHHRPATPSSPASPASPAARPGPAPARGKAFAALRDPAFRRILWAAALLGGATIGDAFVYLLLQRRLGLDPGWFPLLPLGAAAGYLLLAVPVGRIADRVGRRRPFLYGHLALLGAYLVLLAPAGGPAPLLLAAVLALLGVFYAATDGVLMALAGPALPAGGRAGGLAVLQTGQALARMLAAAGFGAAWTVWGPRPALWGAAAVLLAALAGGRALLPRDPGAPGAVAVESVQSPTSERSTL from the coding sequence ATGTACCTGGCCACCACAGGCCGCCGGGCCCCGTCGGCCCCGCCCCCCACCACGGGGGCGGGCCGGCGTGTCCCCGCCGCCGTCCTCGCGCTCGGTACGGTCAGCCTCGTCACCGATGTCTCCTCCGAGATGGTCAGTGCGGTGCTGCCGCTCTACCTCGTCCTCGGTCTGGGCCTCTCCCCGCTCCAATTCGGCTTCCTCGACGGGCTGATGGGAGCAGCCGGCGCCGTCGTGCGGCTGCTCGGCGGGCACTTCGCCGACCGCGGCCACCGGTACAAGCAGGTCGCGGGCATCGGCTACGCCGTCTCGGCCTGCTCCCGGCTCGGCCTGCTGCTCGCGGGCGGGGCCACCGGCGGGATCGCGGCGGCCCTGGCCGCCGACCGGGTCGGCAAGGGCATCCGCACGGCGCCCCGCGACGCCCTGATCACCCTCAGCAGCCCTCCCGAGGAACTCGGCCGGTCCTTCGGCGTGCACCGGGCCATGGACACGACCGGCGCCCTGCTCGGCCCGCTCGCCGCCTTCGCCCTGCTCTGGGCGACCGCGGGCGCGTACGACGCGGTGTTCGTCGCCAGCTTCTGCGCCGGTCTGCTCGGTGTGCTGATCCTGGTCCTGTACGTTCCCGGCCACCACAGGCCGGCCACGCCATCCTCCCCGGCCTCCCCGGCCTCCCCGGCCGCCCGGCCCGGCCCGGCTCCCGCCCGGGGCAAGGCGTTCGCGGCGCTGCGCGACCCCGCCTTCCGGCGGATCCTGTGGGCCGCGGCCCTGCTCGGCGGCGCCACCATCGGCGACGCCTTCGTCTACCTCCTGCTCCAGCGCCGACTGGGCCTGGACCCCGGCTGGTTCCCGCTGCTGCCGCTCGGAGCGGCCGCGGGCTACCTGCTCCTGGCCGTCCCGGTGGGCCGGATCGCCGACCGGGTCGGGCGGCGGCGGCCGTTCCTCTACGGACACCTCGCCCTGCTCGGCGCCTACCTCGTCCTGCTCGCTCCGGCCGGCGGGCCGGCCCCGCTCCTCCTCGCGGCCGTCCTCGCCCTGCTCGGGGTCTTCTACGCGGCCACCGACGGGGTGCTGATGGCCCTCGCCGGGCCGGCGCTGCCCGCCGGGGGCCGGGCCGGCGGGCTCGCCGTGCTCCAGACCGGGCAGGCCCTGGCCCGGATGCTCGCCGCGGCGGGCTTCGGCGCCGCGTGGACGGTGTGGGGGCCGCGCCCCGCGCTGTGGGGGGCCGCGGCGGTGCTGCTCGCCGCGCTGGCGGGCGGCCGGGCCCTGCTGCCGCGCGATCCGGGCGCGCCGGGAGCCGTAGCCGTGGAGTCCGTACAGTCCCCCACCAGTGAGCGGAGCACCCTATGA
- a CDS encoding family 20 glycosylhydrolase, protein MRLLRFLTATALALAASSLPSAAGAEPLRAGASVAAAAPQTVPALRQWTAGSGTYDFTSTSRIVVDPAHTAQLSDEAATFAEDLGALAGRPVTVVTGSASPGDIALSLGDGSLPAEGYRMTVGTSLAIQAGTDAGAFNGTRTVLQLLRQSASVPAGTAVDWPTKAERGLMIDQGRKFFTVDWVKQHIKELAYLKLNYFHFHLSDTFGFRLESATHPEIVSADHYSKQDIADLIALGQKYHVTIVPEIDTPGHMNQILAAHPELKLKDSSGAVSSEFIDLSLPGSYTLIKDLIEEYLPLFPAPYWHIGADEYVTDYARYPQLLSYARAHYGVNATAKDTYYGFVNWSDALVRAAGKTTRMWNDGIKAGDGTLSPDARILVEYWYSYGLTPQQLVNAGHTIANESWTPTYYVLGGAKPDTKWMYETWTPERFEGGNTITDPAKNRGSLIHVWCDNPNAETETQIAAGIMYPLRALAQQTWGSPKPVATYAAFTPIVAAIGHHPGWPGTTQPGNLARNRPTTASSTETANFPAALATDGDPGTRWSSAYTDPQWLQVDLGSAQAVNRVVLRWEAAYGKGFQIQVSDDQSTWRTLYSTTTGTGGVQDLTGLTGSGRYIRVYGTQRGTTYGYSLYEFEVYGGQLSGTRTLTAAGKALDDPASSTASGTQLITWTPHGGPNQQWRLTLAADGGYTLANGSSGLCADVAGGSTAAGAAVVQSTCGSGDSQRWVLTPLGSGDYTVANKRSGLLLTTASGADGALASQQADTGSVYQRWQIS, encoded by the coding sequence ATGCGTCTGCTCAGATTCCTGACCGCCACCGCCCTGGCATTAGCCGCCTCCTCCCTGCCCTCCGCCGCCGGGGCCGAACCCCTGCGGGCCGGGGCGTCCGTCGCCGCCGCGGCGCCGCAGACCGTGCCGGCCCTGCGGCAGTGGACGGCCGGCAGCGGGACGTACGACTTCACGAGCACCAGCCGGATCGTCGTCGATCCCGCCCACACCGCACAGCTGTCCGACGAAGCGGCCACGTTCGCGGAGGACTTGGGCGCGCTCGCCGGCCGTCCGGTGACCGTCGTCACCGGGAGCGCCTCCCCCGGCGACATCGCCCTGAGCCTGGGCGACGGCTCACTGCCCGCCGAGGGGTACCGGATGACCGTCGGCACGTCCCTCGCCATCCAGGCCGGGACCGACGCCGGAGCCTTCAACGGGACTCGCACGGTACTGCAGTTGCTGCGCCAGTCGGCCTCCGTACCGGCCGGAACGGCCGTGGACTGGCCGACCAAGGCCGAGCGCGGGCTGATGATCGACCAGGGGCGGAAGTTCTTCACCGTCGACTGGGTCAAGCAGCACATCAAGGAGCTGGCCTACCTCAAGCTCAACTACTTCCACTTCCACCTGTCGGACACCTTCGGCTTCCGGCTGGAGAGCGCGACGCACCCGGAGATCGTCTCCGCCGACCACTACTCCAAGCAGGACATCGCGGACCTGATCGCGCTGGGCCAGAAGTACCACGTCACGATCGTGCCCGAGATCGACACCCCGGGGCACATGAACCAGATCCTGGCCGCCCACCCGGAGCTCAAGCTCAAGGACAGCTCGGGAGCGGTCAGTTCCGAGTTCATCGACCTGTCCCTGCCCGGTTCGTACACCCTGATCAAGGACCTGATCGAGGAGTACCTGCCGCTGTTCCCCGCCCCGTACTGGCACATCGGCGCCGACGAGTACGTCACCGACTACGCCAGGTACCCGCAGCTGCTCAGCTACGCCCGGGCCCACTACGGCGTGAACGCCACCGCCAAGGACACCTACTACGGGTTCGTGAACTGGTCGGACGCCCTGGTCCGCGCGGCCGGCAAGACCACCCGGATGTGGAACGACGGTATCAAGGCCGGGGACGGGACGCTCTCTCCCGACGCCCGCATCCTCGTCGAGTACTGGTACAGCTACGGGCTCACCCCCCAGCAGCTGGTCAACGCCGGGCACACGATCGCCAACGAGTCCTGGACGCCCACCTATTACGTGCTCGGCGGCGCGAAGCCGGACACCAAGTGGATGTACGAGACCTGGACCCCGGAGCGGTTCGAGGGCGGCAACACCATCACCGACCCCGCGAAGAACCGCGGTTCGCTGATCCACGTGTGGTGCGACAATCCCAACGCCGAGACGGAGACGCAGATCGCCGCCGGCATCATGTACCCGCTGCGCGCGCTCGCCCAGCAGACCTGGGGTTCACCCAAGCCCGTGGCCACCTATGCGGCGTTCACGCCGATCGTGGCCGCGATCGGACATCATCCCGGCTGGCCGGGGACCACCCAGCCGGGCAACCTCGCCCGCAACCGCCCCACCACCGCGTCCAGCACCGAGACGGCGAACTTCCCGGCCGCGCTGGCGACCGACGGCGATCCCGGCACCCGGTGGTCCAGCGCGTACACCGACCCGCAGTGGCTGCAGGTGGACCTCGGGTCCGCCCAGGCCGTCAACCGGGTGGTGCTGCGCTGGGAGGCCGCGTACGGGAAGGGCTTCCAGATCCAGGTCTCCGACGACCAGAGCACCTGGCGCACCCTGTACTCCACCACCACGGGCACCGGCGGCGTCCAGGACCTGACCGGCCTGACCGGCTCCGGCCGCTACATCCGGGTGTACGGCACCCAGCGCGGCACCACCTACGGCTACTCGCTGTACGAGTTCGAGGTGTACGGCGGCCAGTTGAGCGGGACCCGGACCCTCACCGCGGCCGGGAAGGCGCTCGACGACCCGGCGAGCTCCACCGCCTCCGGCACCCAGCTGATCACCTGGACCCCGCACGGCGGCCCCAACCAGCAGTGGCGGCTGACCCTCGCCGCCGACGGCGGCTACACCCTGGCCAACGGCTCGTCCGGGCTCTGCGCGGACGTGGCGGGCGGCTCCACCGCCGCGGGCGCGGCCGTGGTTCAGAGCACCTGCGGCAGCGGGGACAGCCAGCGCTGGGTGCTCACGCCGCTCGGCTCCGGGGACTACACGGTGGCCAACAAGAGGAGCGGGCTGCTCCTGACCACCGCGTCCGGCGCGGACGGGGCCCTGGCGAGCCAGCAGGCCGACACCGGTTCGGTCTACCAGCGCTGGCAGATCAGCTGA
- a CDS encoding alpha-L-fucosidase, which yields MTLGPAAPLAGPTAPPLVPTPGQLAWQEAGFGIFLHFGINTFNGVEWSDGTLDPATFRPTRLDARQWVRTAAEAGAKYVVLTAKHHDGFCLWPTDTTAYSVASSPWKDGAGDVVAELAEACGEAGLGLGLYLSPWDRNADCYEQPADYDSFYLRQLTELCTRYGPLCELWFDGAGSEGRTYDWDAVMAVIDRHQPDAMVFNMGRPTIRWVGNEEGLAADPCRYVTHSTGVSLYDDGRTELESAAYLPPECDVPIRDDWFWQPGNHDTLKSREELLEIWYSSVGLGAGLLLGVPPDRRGLIDDADRDRLLSFTGELGRRLGDPVSVALTAEGDDLLADFGRPVRVDHVELREDLTRGQRVDGHEVWADGRLIASGHTVGVRRVHRVEPLTVRELRIRLTGTGARLASVSAAGPAAGPAAVPPPGVS from the coding sequence ATGACGCTCGGTCCCGCAGCACCCCTCGCCGGTCCCACCGCACCGCCCCTGGTGCCCACACCGGGACAACTCGCCTGGCAGGAAGCCGGATTCGGGATCTTCCTGCACTTCGGCATCAACACCTTCAACGGCGTCGAGTGGAGCGACGGGACCCTGGACCCGGCCACCTTCCGGCCGACCCGGCTCGACGCGCGCCAGTGGGTGCGCACCGCCGCCGAGGCCGGAGCGAAGTACGTCGTGCTGACCGCCAAGCACCACGACGGCTTCTGCCTCTGGCCGACCGACACCACCGCCTACTCCGTGGCCTCCTCGCCCTGGAAGGACGGAGCGGGCGACGTGGTCGCCGAACTGGCCGAGGCCTGCGGGGAGGCGGGCCTCGGTCTCGGGCTGTACCTCTCGCCCTGGGACCGCAACGCGGACTGCTACGAGCAGCCCGCCGACTACGACTCCTTCTACCTCCGCCAGCTCACCGAACTCTGCACCCGCTACGGCCCGTTGTGCGAGCTGTGGTTCGACGGCGCCGGCTCCGAGGGGCGCACGTACGACTGGGACGCGGTCATGGCCGTGATCGACCGGCACCAGCCGGACGCCATGGTCTTCAACATGGGCCGCCCCACGATCCGCTGGGTCGGCAACGAGGAGGGGCTCGCCGCCGACCCCTGCCGCTACGTCACGCACTCCACGGGCGTCAGCCTGTACGACGACGGGCGCACCGAGCTCGAATCCGCCGCCTACCTGCCGCCCGAATGCGATGTCCCCATCCGGGACGACTGGTTCTGGCAGCCCGGGAACCACGACACCCTCAAGAGCCGTGAGGAGCTCCTGGAGATCTGGTACTCCTCCGTCGGGCTGGGCGCGGGCCTGCTCCTGGGCGTCCCGCCCGACCGGCGCGGTCTGATCGACGACGCCGACCGGGACCGACTCCTGTCCTTCACGGGGGAGTTGGGGCGGCGCCTCGGTGATCCCGTCTCCGTCGCCCTCACGGCCGAGGGCGACGACCTCCTCGCGGACTTCGGCCGGCCCGTCCGCGTGGACCACGTGGAACTGCGCGAGGACCTCACCCGGGGGCAGCGCGTGGACGGCCACGAGGTCTGGGCGGACGGCCGGCTGATCGCCTCCGGCCACACGGTGGGGGTCCGGCGCGTGCACCGGGTGGAGCCCCTCACCGTGCGGGAACTGCGGATCCGGCTCACCGGAACCGGGGCCCGGCTGGCCTCGGTGAGCGCGGCCGGACCGGCGGCCGGACCGGCCGCCGTCCCGCCGCCCGGGGTCAGCTGA
- a CDS encoding hydroxyacid dehydrogenase, with amino-acid sequence MDRATKAALLDEQALARLGATALLDPAHLVTDFATADPARLREAEVLLTGWGCPPLTEQALELLPSLRAVVHTAGTVKGLMTDAAWRRGLTVTSAAEANARPVAEFTVAAIVFANKRVLTTSRAYREARTQLNPLTLYPGIGNYGRTVGIIGASRIGRRVIELLRSYDAHVLVHDPYLDGDEARALGVEPVDLDELMGRSDVVTVHAPETAETRHLVDARRLALMRDGATLVNTARGTLVDTEALTTELVSGRLYAVLDVTHPDVLPAASPLYDLPNVLLTPHVAGSLGNELGRLAACAAEELERYARGLPFAYAVHPASLAHSA; translated from the coding sequence ATGGACCGGGCCACGAAGGCGGCCCTGCTCGACGAGCAGGCCCTGGCCCGGCTCGGCGCCACCGCGCTGCTGGACCCCGCACACCTGGTCACCGACTTCGCCACCGCCGACCCCGCGCGGCTGCGCGAAGCCGAGGTCCTGCTCACCGGCTGGGGCTGCCCGCCCCTCACCGAGCAGGCCCTCGAGCTGCTCCCCTCCCTGCGCGCGGTGGTGCACACCGCCGGCACGGTCAAGGGGCTGATGACGGACGCGGCCTGGCGGCGCGGGCTGACCGTCACCAGCGCGGCCGAGGCCAACGCCCGGCCCGTCGCCGAATTCACCGTCGCCGCGATCGTCTTCGCCAACAAGCGTGTCCTCACCACCTCCAGGGCCTACCGGGAGGCCCGCACGCAGCTCAACCCGCTCACGCTGTACCCCGGGATCGGCAACTACGGCAGGACCGTCGGCATCATCGGCGCCTCCCGCATCGGCCGCCGGGTCATCGAACTGCTGCGCTCCTACGACGCCCACGTACTGGTCCACGACCCCTACCTGGACGGGGACGAAGCCAGAGCCCTGGGGGTCGAGCCCGTCGACCTGGACGAACTGATGGGCCGCAGCGACGTGGTGACCGTGCACGCGCCCGAGACCGCCGAGACCCGCCACCTCGTCGACGCCCGCCGCCTCGCCCTCATGCGCGACGGCGCGACCCTCGTCAACACCGCTCGCGGAACGCTCGTCGACACCGAGGCGCTCACCACGGAGCTGGTCTCCGGCCGGCTGTACGCCGTCCTCGACGTCACCCACCCCGACGTCCTGCCGGCCGCGTCACCGCTCTACGACCTGCCCAACGTGCTGCTCACCCCGCACGTCGCCGGATCCCTCGGCAACGAGCTCGGACGACTCGCCGCCTGCGCGGCAGAGGAGTTGGAGCGGTACGCCCGAGGACTCCCCTTCGCCTACGCCGTCCACCCGGCGAGCCTGGCCCACTCGGCCTGA
- a CDS encoding carbohydrate ABC transporter permease codes for MSTQTAPSAPPEAAPGAEPAPAPGAPTARRAARKTAARPRRSGSMASRAVVNAVLLVAVLYTLMPLTWLLIAATKNHADLFGTGGFAFGDFRFFDNLRAVFTFGDGIFGRWLLNSLLYSVVGSLASSLISVAAGYCFDKYEFRGKGALFGLVLTGTLVPTVIITLPQYLLASEVGIVNTYWSVLVPALVNPFGVYLARVFSEGYVPGEVLEAARIDGASELRVFRSISLPMLLPGFMTLFLFSFTGSWNNFFGPLVMLNDQHLYPAVLGIYNWNQFVLERPEFYSLVITGSLVAVVPLALAFVGLQRFWRSGLSAGALK; via the coding sequence ATGAGCACCCAGACCGCCCCCTCGGCCCCGCCCGAGGCCGCTCCCGGCGCCGAACCGGCGCCCGCACCCGGAGCCCCGACCGCCCGACGGGCGGCTCGCAAGACGGCCGCGAGGCCGCGCCGGAGCGGTTCCATGGCCTCCAGGGCCGTGGTCAACGCCGTGCTCCTGGTGGCGGTCCTCTACACCCTGATGCCGCTGACCTGGCTGCTGATCGCCGCCACCAAGAACCACGCCGACCTCTTCGGGACGGGGGGCTTCGCCTTCGGAGACTTCCGCTTCTTCGACAATCTCCGGGCCGTCTTCACGTTCGGCGACGGCATCTTCGGCCGCTGGCTGCTCAACAGCCTCCTCTACTCCGTCGTCGGATCACTGGCGTCCTCGCTGATCAGCGTCGCCGCCGGATACTGCTTCGACAAGTACGAGTTCCGTGGCAAGGGCGCGCTCTTCGGCCTCGTCCTGACGGGCACCCTCGTGCCCACCGTCATCATCACCCTCCCGCAATACCTCCTCGCCTCCGAGGTCGGGATCGTCAACACCTACTGGTCGGTGCTCGTCCCGGCGCTCGTCAACCCCTTCGGCGTCTACCTGGCCCGGGTCTTCTCCGAGGGCTACGTACCCGGTGAGGTCCTGGAGGCCGCCCGCATCGACGGGGCGAGCGAGCTGCGCGTCTTCCGGTCGATCTCGCTGCCGATGCTCCTGCCCGGCTTCATGACCCTCTTCCTCTTCTCCTTCACCGGGAGCTGGAACAACTTCTTCGGCCCGCTGGTCATGCTCAACGACCAGCACTTGTATCCGGCGGTGCTCGGTATTTACAACTGGAACCAATTCGTCCTCGAGCGACCGGAGTTCTACTCCCTGGTGATCACCGGATCCCTGGTGGCCGTGGTCCCGCTCGCCCTCGCCTTCGTCGGCCTGCAGCGGTTCTGGCGCTCCGGACTCTCGGCGGGAGCGCTCAAGTGA
- a CDS encoding carbohydrate ABC transporter permease: MAAPLTRSARGAAPARRPGQGRAVLVFLGPFFLLFTAVLILPVAYALWMSFFTEQSSGLGFGGTERVFSGLGNYTKALGDHGFTSSFLHVAAYCAVYIPVMIGVALALALFVDSAAAKAKRFVQFAVFMPHAVPGLIAAIVWTYLYTPGLSPVLDWIEGAGGHWDFFAPGSVVPSLVNVAAWQWIGYNMIIFFAALQAVPREVLEAGVMDGAGELRIALRIKLPMIRSAVFLTLLFTCVGVVQIFGEPMLLSKRAGSMGSDWSPMMFIYKAAFERHDYGLASSASLIVALVAGTLSYAVTRIGKRGDSA; encoded by the coding sequence GTGGCAGCACCACTCACTCGTTCAGCGCGCGGCGCCGCGCCCGCGCGCAGGCCAGGCCAGGGCAGGGCGGTGCTCGTCTTCCTCGGGCCGTTCTTCCTGCTCTTCACCGCGGTCCTGATCCTGCCCGTCGCGTACGCGCTCTGGATGAGCTTCTTCACCGAGCAGTCCTCCGGTCTCGGATTCGGCGGCACCGAACGGGTCTTCAGCGGGCTCGGGAACTACACCAAAGCGCTCGGCGACCACGGCTTCACCTCCTCCTTCCTGCACGTGGCCGCGTACTGCGCCGTCTACATCCCGGTGATGATCGGTGTGGCGCTCGCCCTGGCCCTGTTCGTCGATTCGGCCGCGGCCAAGGCCAAGCGATTCGTCCAGTTCGCCGTCTTCATGCCGCACGCGGTCCCCGGGCTGATCGCGGCGATCGTCTGGACCTACCTCTACACCCCCGGCCTGAGCCCGGTCCTGGACTGGATCGAAGGGGCGGGCGGCCACTGGGACTTCTTCGCCCCAGGCAGCGTTGTGCCCTCCCTGGTGAACGTCGCGGCCTGGCAGTGGATCGGCTACAACATGATCATCTTCTTCGCCGCGCTGCAGGCCGTGCCCCGCGAGGTCCTCGAAGCGGGCGTCATGGACGGCGCCGGCGAACTGCGCATCGCCCTGCGGATCAAACTGCCGATGATCCGCTCCGCCGTGTTCCTCACCCTCCTGTTCACCTGTGTCGGCGTGGTCCAGATCTTCGGCGAGCCGATGCTGCTGTCGAAGCGGGCCGGCTCGATGGGCTCGGACTGGTCTCCGATGATGTTCATCTACAAGGCGGCCTTCGAGCGGCACGACTACGGCCTCGCCTCCTCCGCCTCGCTCATCGTGGCCCTCGTCGCCGGCACCCTCTCCTACGCCGTCACCCGGATCGGAAAGCGAGGTGACTCGGCATGA
- a CDS encoding ABC transporter substrate-binding protein, whose amino-acid sequence MKLTSRTSRVALAAFSLALFATACGGSEGAASKADAAPKEPVNLTYWGWTGGAQQVVDAFNASHPNIKVTFSAITGGPDGYAKISNAIKAGNAPDVAGIEYPTLPEFVSQGFLADITAQAGATVKAKFPQGVQDRVTLGGKTWAVPYDATPNLLYYRKDLFKNAGVEVPKTWDEYKAAAEKIKASDKNVRIGSWGNDDAPMLAALSWQAGAKWYGTEGDGWKVNINDAPSQKVASYWQGLVKDDLVTNLKFNGPEIAKAKADGAIASFIGASWSAGGTMTALAKDSGKWGVAPLPHWGTPATGMFGGTSYAVTKDSKHVKEAAEFATWAATSPEGVKARLSSLKAPSSSLPASPELRPIAAAAFDDKGFFGGDKVYEISGAQVDTIVPGWVWGPVQTATNTAIQDAGLKGTLADGLAAGQTAAEAAIKGRGLNLAK is encoded by the coding sequence GTGAAGCTAACTTCCCGTACCTCCCGCGTCGCCCTCGCCGCCTTCTCGCTGGCCCTGTTCGCCACTGCCTGCGGTGGGAGCGAGGGGGCCGCGTCCAAGGCGGACGCCGCCCCCAAGGAGCCGGTCAACCTGACCTATTGGGGCTGGACCGGCGGCGCCCAGCAGGTGGTGGACGCCTTCAACGCGTCCCACCCGAACATCAAGGTCACCTTCTCGGCCATCACCGGCGGACCGGACGGGTACGCCAAGATCAGCAACGCGATCAAGGCCGGGAACGCTCCCGACGTCGCGGGCATCGAGTACCCGACCCTCCCGGAGTTCGTCAGCCAGGGCTTCCTGGCGGACATCACCGCCCAGGCCGGCGCCACCGTGAAGGCGAAGTTCCCCCAGGGCGTCCAGGACCGGGTGACCCTCGGCGGCAAGACCTGGGCCGTGCCGTACGACGCCACGCCCAACCTCCTCTACTACCGCAAGGACCTCTTCAAGAACGCGGGCGTCGAAGTCCCCAAGACCTGGGACGAGTACAAGGCCGCCGCCGAGAAGATCAAGGCCTCCGACAAGAACGTGCGCATCGGCAGCTGGGGCAACGACGACGCGCCCATGCTGGCGGCACTCTCCTGGCAGGCCGGTGCCAAGTGGTACGGCACCGAGGGCGACGGCTGGAAGGTCAACATCAACGACGCCCCCTCGCAGAAGGTGGCCTCGTACTGGCAGGGCCTGGTCAAGGACGACCTGGTGACGAACCTGAAGTTCAACGGCCCGGAGATCGCGAAGGCCAAGGCCGACGGGGCCATCGCCAGCTTCATCGGCGCCTCGTGGAGCGCGGGCGGCACGATGACGGCTCTGGCCAAGGACTCGGGCAAGTGGGGCGTCGCCCCGCTGCCGCACTGGGGCACCCCGGCCACCGGCATGTTCGGCGGCACCAGCTACGCCGTCACCAAGGACAGCAAGCACGTCAAGGAAGCGGCCGAGTTCGCCACGTGGGCGGCCACCAGCCCCGAGGGCGTCAAGGCCCGTCTCAGCAGCCTGAAGGCGCCGAGCAGCAGCCTGCCCGCCAGCCCCGAGCTCCGTCCGATCGCCGCCGCGGCCTTCGACGACAAGGGCTTCTTCGGCGGTGACAAGGTCTACGAGATCTCCGGCGCCCAGGTCGACACCATCGTCCCGGGCTGGGTCTGGGGCCCGGTGCAGACCGCCACCAACACCGCCATCCAGGACGCCGGGCTCAAGGGCACCCTGGCCGACGGACTCGCGGCCGGACAGACCGCCGCCGAGGCGGCCATCAAGGGCCGAGGGCTCAACCTCGCGAAGTAG